The nucleotide sequence GAGTTATACGCTTTGGCGTTACGAGCTCCGCTGGAGTACCGCTGGTTCCTCGATTCCGTGGTTCGGGACTGGCTGCGGCCGATCGAGGAGGCACTCCTCGCACTCGGATATACGCACGACCGCGCGCGAACGACCGCGACAATCGTGCTTGCATTAGTACGTGGATTGCACCTCGACCTAGCGGCGACGGACGATAGTGAGCGGGTCAACGCCGCATTTGAACACGCCATCAGCCTCCTCACTGTCGGCCTGAGGGGGGCGACGTAGCCGACTGCATCGGCCCGCCCATTTCGCCCTCTTCATCTGCTGACACGTTTCTCGAAAGCGCGTCGTCACCGACTGAATACGACCGGATCGAACATGCAGCGGTACCGGCAAGACCGACATCAACCTGTTCCTCGAGTACGCCACGTCCCCCGCGTACGACCGTTCACCCTCACCGAACTTCAACAGTTCTTCGACCTCGCTGATCTCGAACCCGAACGAATACTGAACTCCGGCCGCAAAGGCGCTCTCACAGCCTGGCGGGACGCTTTCGCGTTCAAAGTCCGGAGCATGGTCACGGGGAATCATTTCGGACCAGTCTTGTGGGACTGGGCACATCTCTGTCAACCCCCATGTTGCGGTCGAGGTACCGGGCCATCAGCTCCCAGTACACCATCAGCAACCCCATCATCGCGGCGGTGGCGGCTGCAGCAGGGACGGCTCGGTGTCGATGGGCCGCGATCATCGCAGTGATTCCGGCTGCGGTCGCGGCGGCGTCGACGGCCATGGCGGTGTCCATGGGCAGTTGTTCGATCCACAGTTCCTCGCCGAGGATCGCCCGTGTCGACCACGCCCGGTCGTGTGCGGGTTTGCCGAACACGACCGGATTGATCGCCATCCATGCGCCGACGAGCGCCGCGTCGCGCCAGCTGTGTCGCCAAGCCGGGATCAGCATCAGCGGGGCACTTGCCCAGCGCGTCCAGGCGCTCCACGGGTTACTATGCCGCGCAAACACCGCCCGCTTGGCCTGTCGCCAGTCCATCGTCACGTCACCTTCCTACCCTTGCTGCCATTTCGGTGGCGTCCGGGACTACTGCCAGTCCACCGCTTGAATGCGCGGGAAAAGGCCGCTCCGTCGTTGTATCCGAGCCGTACTGCCACCTCTGCCACCGTGAGCTGGCCATTTCCAAGCATCTCAATGGCGAGGGTAGATCTGACTTCGTCGACCAGGTCCCGAAAGGAAACTCCCTCCATGGTCAGCTTCCGGCGTAGAGTCCGTTCCTCCATATGAAGCTGACTGGCGATCTCGTCCATTCCGGGCGGATCGTCAAGCCTTGCGAGCACCTTCCCCCTGACCTGCGCAGCAAGTCCGCGTCGACTCTGGCGACGTTCGAGCAATTGTGCGCACTGCTCCTGCCAGCGTTGCGTGGTGACTGGATCGCCTTGCTGCGTCCGTTCATCGAGCAGTTTCCGGGTGAAGACAAGCGCGTGATTAGCGCGTCCGCTCAGCACCGTGCGTCGCGGCGCCAACCGCTGCAGTGCCGACGCTCGATCGTCGCCGAACACGGTCTCGATGTGGAACCCCGGACGAGAACCGACGATCTCCTGCTCAAGGGCAAGGATTTTCGCTAGCTCGCGTTCGACGAAGAACGAGCGCACGTCTTCGGGGATCTCCTGTGCGTCGTAGATCACGCGCCCATGGGTTTCGTCTTCCTCGTAGATCGGTCGGATGAAAGCAAAAGAGAGCGCGGCGTAGCGGGTGCCGAGTTTTGCGAGGTCACGCACCGTTGGGCTGGTGATCATGGTGAAGCCCCACAAGCCGAGACTCCCCAGGGTGTATCGGCTACCCGCGCGAACTCCGAGGCCGGGACGATCGCCAAGGATTCGAAGCAAATTTCGGGCAATAGACATTTCTTGCCCGGCTTCGATCTCGGTTTCCGGGTCGTCCAGATCAGCGCGATGCAGGCCTGATCCGGCGAGCATCTTCATAGACGCGACGCCGTACTCCTCGCCGAGATCGACCAGGATGCGAGCGGCAGTCGCGGTGCGGGTGTGATCCCACCACGGCGCAGATGGCGTTTTCATGAGTCCGGAAATGACATTACACCGTCCGATATGCACATAGTTCACCAGACGCAGCACCCATACCTTCATGTGACCAGCACAAACAGGAGGTATGAACATGGTTACGACGCCCGCATCGGCCCCGCAGAAGCGGGCACCTCGCATCGCGATCATCGGCGCCGGCATGTCAGGCGTCGGCATGGCGATTAGGCTCCGGCAGGCCGGAATCGACTCTTTTCACATCTACGAACGGCGCAGCGATCTCGGTGGAACGTGGTTTGCGAACACCTACCCAGGCCTCGCCTGCGATGTGCCCTCACGTAACTATCAGTACACCTTCGCGCCTAACCCGGACTGGTCGCAGCTCCATTGCTCGGGCTCGGAAATCTGGCAATACTTCGACGATCTAGGCGAGAAATACCGACTTCGCGATTCGGCGTCATTCGACACCGAGGTCACAGAAGCGCGCTGGGAAGATGGCCGCTGGATCGTGATGACCGACCGCGGAGATGTCGCCGAGTACGACTTCGTCATTTCCGCGACCGGCGTCCTGGTCCGTACTCGAACACCGCACATTCCCGGACTCGAAACCTTCGCCGGCGACCGATTCCACTCCGCCGAATGGGACCACTCCGTGGATGTCGCAGGCAAGCGTATCGGCGTCATCGGAACCGGGTCGACCGGCTTGCAGCTGACGAAAGCCCTTGCGCCAATAGCATCCTCGTTCGAGTTGTATCAACGCACACCGCAGTGGATCCTGCCGTGGAAGAACTTCACCTACCCGAAGGTCATTCGAGCGATCCACCGACGTTGGCCCGAGCTTTTCAAGTTCGAGGGCCGTGCTTGGGACCAGATCACGGTAAAGCCATACGGAAATGCCATGATTCGCGACGGCTGGCAGCGCCGAATGATCAGTGGCGCCTGCCGTTTGCATCTGCGAACCATCCGCGATCCCGAGTTGCGCAAACGTTTCACCCCCGACTATCAGCCCGGATGCAAGCGGCTGGTGATCGGTAGCGGCTTCTACAAGCTGTTCCAGCGCGACAACGTCGATCTCGTCGATACCGCCATCGTGCGGATCGAGCCCGACGGGATCGTCACTGCCGACGGCAAGCTCCACGAACTCGACGTTCTCGTGATGGCAACCGGGTTCGACACCCAGCTGTATCTGCGTCCGATGGAGCTCATCGGCGCCGACGGCACCAAACTCTCCCAACTCTGGGACTCGCGGGTTCACGGGTACCGATCGGTAGCACTTCCCGGCTTTCCGAACCTCTTCACCCTCATCGGCCCGCAGTCACCCTTCGGGAACCAGTCCCTGTTCGGAGTCGCCGAAACACAGATCGAGTTCGCGATGAACCGCATCCACGAATGGACCGAGGGACTGTTCGACTCGATGTCGCCCACCACCGACGCCACCGAGAGGTTCAACCAGGAAGTTCGCAAAGCAATGCCCGAAACCATCTGGGTGACCGGGGGATGCGACAGCTGGTACATGGGCCCGGATGGAACGCCCACCATCTGGCCGTGGAGCATCGCCCGCCATAAGGAGATGCTTGCCGCGATCGATCACAGCGACTGGGCCATTGACCGCGAGACGTCGGTTAACGGCGCGAAATCCACAGCATCGGATCGACTGTGACCACGTTGACTTACACGCGCTGCGGCGAGGGTGACCCACTCGTTCTTATTCACGGCACTGGCGGCCGACTCGGAGTGTGGGACCCGATCGCTCCGGCTTTGGCGAATCACTTTGACGTCATTGCCATCGACTTGCCCGGGTGCGGTGGGACACCGGCCCTATCGAATCCGTCCATTCAATCGCTGACTGACTCAGTCGCCGAGTTCATCGCAGAACTCGGGGTGGACGCGCATATTGCCGGAAACTCGATCGGCGGATCCATCGCGTTGGAATTAGGCAGACGAGGGCTAGCTCGATCGGTAACTGCGTTCTCACCGGCCGGATTCTGGTCCTTCCCTGGTGACGTGTGGTTTCAAGCGGCCATGCGCAGCCTTCACGCACTCGGCGCGGCGCTCCGACCAGGACTGCCGGCCCTACTGCGTGCGGTCCCCACGCGTTCGCTCC is from Hoyosella subflava DQS3-9A1 and encodes:
- a CDS encoding alpha/beta fold hydrolase, encoding MTTLTYTRCGEGDPLVLIHGTGGRLGVWDPIAPALANHFDVIAIDLPGCGGTPALSNPSIQSLTDSVAEFIAELGVDAHIAGNSIGGSIALELGRRGLARSVTAFSPAGFWSFPGDVWFQAAMRSLHALGAALRPGLPALLRAVPTRSLLFGLVIGRPGQLDPRVALDDAEAVLDTVGFSTLMTSLRGYRQHPQYVADRIPVTIAWGSRDRLLIYRPQSRRAQRQLPHAQHVVLDKCGHIPFNDDPARCAAPILNQLVSSETSSPLAKKD
- a CDS encoding flavin-containing monooxygenase is translated as MVTTPASAPQKRAPRIAIIGAGMSGVGMAIRLRQAGIDSFHIYERRSDLGGTWFANTYPGLACDVPSRNYQYTFAPNPDWSQLHCSGSEIWQYFDDLGEKYRLRDSASFDTEVTEARWEDGRWIVMTDRGDVAEYDFVISATGVLVRTRTPHIPGLETFAGDRFHSAEWDHSVDVAGKRIGVIGTGSTGLQLTKALAPIASSFELYQRTPQWILPWKNFTYPKVIRAIHRRWPELFKFEGRAWDQITVKPYGNAMIRDGWQRRMISGACRLHLRTIRDPELRKRFTPDYQPGCKRLVIGSGFYKLFQRDNVDLVDTAIVRIEPDGIVTADGKLHELDVLVMATGFDTQLYLRPMELIGADGTKLSQLWDSRVHGYRSVALPGFPNLFTLIGPQSPFGNQSLFGVAETQIEFAMNRIHEWTEGLFDSMSPTTDATERFNQEVRKAMPETIWVTGGCDSWYMGPDGTPTIWPWSIARHKEMLAAIDHSDWAIDRETSVNGAKSTASDRL
- a CDS encoding helix-turn-helix domain-containing protein, whose translation is MKVWVLRLVNYVHIGRCNVISGLMKTPSAPWWDHTRTATAARILVDLGEEYGVASMKMLAGSGLHRADLDDPETEIEAGQEMSIARNLLRILGDRPGLGVRAGSRYTLGSLGLWGFTMITSPTVRDLAKLGTRYAALSFAFIRPIYEEDETHGRVIYDAQEIPEDVRSFFVERELAKILALEQEIVGSRPGFHIETVFGDDRASALQRLAPRRTVLSGRANHALVFTRKLLDERTQQGDPVTTQRWQEQCAQLLERRQSRRGLAAQVRGKVLARLDDPPGMDEIASQLHMEERTLRRKLTMEGVSFRDLVDEVRSTLAIEMLGNGQLTVAEVAVRLGYNDGAAFSRAFKRWTGSSPGRHRNGSKGRKVT
- a CDS encoding DUF6653 family protein: MDWRQAKRAVFARHSNPWSAWTRWASAPLMLIPAWRHSWRDAALVGAWMAINPVVFGKPAHDRAWSTRAILGEELWIEQLPMDTAMAVDAAATAAGITAMIAAHRHRAVPAAAATAAMMGLLMVYWELMARYLDRNMGVDRDVPSPTRLVRNDSP